Genomic segment of Catalinimonas alkaloidigena:
CCAATGCCCGGGAAGTACTCTTTGTCTCCAATGATTGGCTTCATACGTGGTGTTTGCTATTTTGTACAGGGATGTGAGAGATAGTATGCTCGAAAAGTGGAAAGCAAGGTACAACCCTTCTTTCTTTGGTGCATCAAATATAGAGTTTTTCCTAAAAAAGGCTCCTGTATCGGTTGAAATCGCACTTTCTCTAAAACTGTTTTCTTTTTCATATATGATGGAAGAACCCCAACGCATTGCCGACCAGCTGTACCGGGCCTACGAAGGCGACGCCTGGCACGGCCCTTCGGTCTTCGCCCTGTTGCACGAGGTGCACGCTACACAAGCCACCACGCATCCTCTGCCGCAGACCCACAGCATCTGGGAGATTGTCCTGCACCTGATTACCTGGAATGATGTGATTGTTCGCCGCCTGCAAGGCGAAGCCTGCGATCCGACACCGCAAGAAGACTGGCCGCCGGTCCCGGAGCCGCAGGAGACGGCTTGGCAGCAGACGAAAGAACACCTTCTGCAAAGTTACCGGAGGCTCCATCGGGCCGTGTTGCAACTTCCGTCTGGGCACCTTGAGGCCACTACGCCCGGCAAGCCCTACGCGAACTACGTGCTGCTGCACGGTGCCCTTCAGCACGCCCTCTACCACGCGGGCCAAGTGGCGCTGTTGCGCAAAGCCGCAGTACATGAAGGGGATGGCTGATGCCGGGCATCATTCCCGCAATTCGGTGCTCACCTCTCCGATGGGTTTACTATTTTTGTGCCCCCATGAAACAACTTGATGCGCTCACCGCTATCGCGCCGGTGGATGGCCGATACCGGTCGCAAACCGAGTCCCTGGCCGCTTATTTTTCAGAGTTTGGCCTGATCCATTACCGGGTTCGGGTCGAAGTAGAGTACTTCCTGGCCCTGTGCCGCCTGCCGTTGCCGCAACTCCAGGATTTTCCGACCGAGAAGTACGACGCTCTACAAGAAATTTATACGGCATTTTCAACGGACGACGCCCGGCGCATCAAGGAACTGGAGCGCACCACGAACCACGACGTAAAAGCCGTAGAGTATTTTTTGCGTGAGCGGTGGGAAGCCCTGGGGTTAAGCGCCTACCAGGAATTTATTCACTTCGGCCTGACGTCGCAGGACATCAACAACACGGCGATTCCGCTGTCGTTGCGCGATGCGCACGCGGAAGTGTTGCAACCTGCCCTACAAGCGACGATCGATCTGCTGGAGGCACTGGCCGATCAGTGGCGCGATGTGCCCATGCTGGCCCGTACACACGGCCAACCTGCTTCGCCCACCCGGCTGGGGAAAGAGCTCCGCGTCTTCACTGCGCGACTGCGACACCAACTTGCTACGCTGGAGGCCGTGCCCTTCGCGGCTAAGTTCGGCGGTGCCACCGGCAACTTCAACGCCCACGCGGTGGCTTATCCGCAGGTCAACTGGCCCGCGTTTGCCAACCAATTTGTGGGAGCATTGGGCCTACAGCGCAGTTTCCCTACCACACAAATCGAGCATTACGACCACCTGGCGGCGTATTGCGATGCCTGGCGGCGGATCGATACCATTCTGATCGACCTGGATCGGGACGTCTGGCAGTACATTTCACTCGGGTATTTCAAACAGAAGCTGAGAGCCGGTGAGGTAGGTTCGTCGGCCATGCCCCACAAAGTGAACCCCATCGATTTTGAAAATTCGGAGGGCAACCTGGGCATCGCCAATGCGCTCCTGGAGCATTTTGCCGCCAAGTTGCCCATCTCCCGCCTGCAGCGCGACCTGACCGACTCGACCGTGCTGCGCAACCTGGGCGTGCCTCTGGCGCACGTGCTGATCGCCCTGCGTTCGTTGCAGAAAGGTCTCAACAAGCTGGAGCTACACCCGCAGCGCATCGAAAGCGACCTGACCGAAAATTTTGTGGTTGTGGCAGAAGCGCTGCAAACCATCCTGCGTCGCGAGAATTACCCCCACCCCTACGAGGCGCTGCGTTCTCTGACCCGCACCAACGAGGTGATTGATGCGGCGGCGTTTCATCGGTTCATCGACCAACTGGAGGTATCTGAGGCTGTAAAAGCGGAGATGAAAGCCATTACGCCCTTCAACTACACGGGCGTAGACGACAGCCTATCCTAACCCGCGGATTTGCCGTATACAGCATCGGGTCGAATGCGGCCCGATTTTCTGTATACACTTAAACCCTCCCTTTTCATACAATGGCAACTCCCGCAGTTCAGGCGCGCATCACACGCTTCATCATTGCGCTTGTGGTGGCCGTAATTTCCCTGATCGGGTATTACAGCACGACGCAATACAATCCCGTAACGGAAGAAAAACAGCACGTCAACATGACCGCCCAGCAAGAGATTGCAATGGGACTTCAGGCGGTTCCGCAAATGACACAGCAATACGGCGGTCTTTACCCTGACCAACAGGCACAAGCCCTGGTCGATCAGGTCGGCAACAAAATCGTGCAATCTACCGCCGCCCGCGACACGCCCTATGAGTTCGAGTTCCACCTGCTGGCCGATGAACAAACGGTCAACGCCTTTGCGCTACCCGGCGGACAGGTGTTCATCACTGCCGCGTTGATGAAACAATTCAGCACCGAAGACCAACTGGCGGGTGTGCTGGGGCACGAGATCGGCCACGTAGTAGCCCGTCATTCGGCGGAGCACATTGCCAAAGCGCGCCTGACGCAGGGCCTGACGGGCGCAGCGGTAATCGCCTCGTACGACCCCAGCCGCCCCAGCACCATGCGCACAGCCGCCGTGGCCGCAATGATCGGGCAGTTGGTCAACATGAAGTACGGACGCGACGACGAATTGGAATCCGACCGACTGGGCGTGCGGTTCATGGCGGAGTCGGGCTACGACCCAAACGCCATGATTCAAGTCATGGAGATTCTGGCAAAATCGGCCGGGGGCGCACGGCAACCCGAATTTTTCAGCACTCACCCCAATCCGCAAAATCGCATCGCGCAGATCAGAGAGGCCATTCAGGAATACGGCTATACGCTGAATCAGTAACTTTATTCGGAAGCAATAGCTTCTTTTGGCAAGGGGGACTCGTCGAGTTCCCCTTGTTCGTTTACCACCGGCGACAAACCTTCTTCGGGCAGAGCGCCCATAAA
This window contains:
- the purB gene encoding adenylosuccinate lyase, coding for MKQLDALTAIAPVDGRYRSQTESLAAYFSEFGLIHYRVRVEVEYFLALCRLPLPQLQDFPTEKYDALQEIYTAFSTDDARRIKELERTTNHDVKAVEYFLRERWEALGLSAYQEFIHFGLTSQDINNTAIPLSLRDAHAEVLQPALQATIDLLEALADQWRDVPMLARTHGQPASPTRLGKELRVFTARLRHQLATLEAVPFAAKFGGATGNFNAHAVAYPQVNWPAFANQFVGALGLQRSFPTTQIEHYDHLAAYCDAWRRIDTILIDLDRDVWQYISLGYFKQKLRAGEVGSSAMPHKVNPIDFENSEGNLGIANALLEHFAAKLPISRLQRDLTDSTVLRNLGVPLAHVLIALRSLQKGLNKLELHPQRIESDLTENFVVVAEALQTILRRENYPHPYEALRSLTRTNEVIDAAAFHRFIDQLEVSEAVKAEMKAITPFNYTGVDDSLS
- a CDS encoding DinB family protein, which produces MMEEPQRIADQLYRAYEGDAWHGPSVFALLHEVHATQATTHPLPQTHSIWEIVLHLITWNDVIVRRLQGEACDPTPQEDWPPVPEPQETAWQQTKEHLLQSYRRLHRAVLQLPSGHLEATTPGKPYANYVLLHGALQHALYHAGQVALLRKAAVHEGDG
- a CDS encoding M48 family metallopeptidase codes for the protein MATPAVQARITRFIIALVVAVISLIGYYSTTQYNPVTEEKQHVNMTAQQEIAMGLQAVPQMTQQYGGLYPDQQAQALVDQVGNKIVQSTAARDTPYEFEFHLLADEQTVNAFALPGGQVFITAALMKQFSTEDQLAGVLGHEIGHVVARHSAEHIAKARLTQGLTGAAVIASYDPSRPSTMRTAAVAAMIGQLVNMKYGRDDELESDRLGVRFMAESGYDPNAMIQVMEILAKSAGGARQPEFFSTHPNPQNRIAQIREAIQEYGYTLNQ